Part of the Chromatiaceae bacterium genome is shown below.
TTCCTGGTCAACCGGGTAGGCGATTTCGGTTTCATTCTGGGTATCGCCGCAGTCGCGATGTATTTCGGCAGCCTCGATTACCGCGAGGTGTTCGACAAGGCGCCGCAGTTTGCCAATGCATCGATCAGTATCGTCGGAGACAGCAGTTGGTCGCTGATGACGGTGATCTGCATCCTGCTGTTCATCGGCGCGATGGGCAAGTCGGCGCAGGTGCCGCTGCACGTGTGGCTCCCGGATTCGATGGAAGGTCCGACGCCGATCTCCGCGCTGATCCATGCCGCGACGATGGTCACCGCCGGTATCTTCATGGTCGCGCGCATGTCGCCGCTGTACGAGCTGTCCGAAACGGCGTTGACGTTCGTGCTGGTGATCGGTGCCACGACGGCGTTTTTCATGGGCCTGATCGGTATCGTGCAGAACGACATCAAGCGCGTGGTCGCCTATTCGACGCTTTCGCAGCTGGGCTACATGATCGCGGCGCTCGGCGCCTCGGCGTACGCCGCTGGCCTGTTCCACCTGATGACGCATGCGTTCTTCAAGGCGCTGCTCTTCCTGGCCGCCGGCTCCGTGATCATCGGCATGCACCACGACCAGGACATCCGCAACATGGGTGGTGTGCGCAAGTACATGCCGATCACCCACTGGACCGCGCTGCTCGGCTCGCTGGCGCTGATCGGGTTTCCCGGCTTTTCGGGCTTCTTCTCGAAAGACGCGATCATCGCGGCGGTGCATCATTCTCAGATCGCCGGCGCCGGCTATGCGCACCTGCTGCTGACCGCGGGCGTGTTCGTGACGGCCCTGTATAGCTTCCGGATGTATTTCCTGGTGTTCCATGGCGAGGGCCCCCGTCACTTCCAATCGCACCACGATGGGCACGACGAGCACGGTGGCGCCGAGGCCCAGGAGCATCACGAAGAACTGGAAGAGCCGACACCGCACGAGTCGCCGTGGGTGGTCACGGTGCCGCTGATCCTGTTGGCGATCCCGTCGGTCGTGATCGGTTGGCTGACCGTTGGTCCGATGCTGTTCGGCGACTACTTCGACGGCGTGCTGACGGTCGCGGCGGTGCACGACACCCTGGGCCAGATCGATTTCCACGGCTCGGCCGGATTCGTGCTGCACGGCATGATGGAACTGCCGTTCTGGCTGGCGATGGCCGGGCTGGTCACGGCATGGTTCATCTATACGCGTCGGCCGGCGATCGCACGCGACCTGGCGATCCGCTTCGACTGGGCGCACTTCGTGCTCGATCGCAAGTACGGTTTCGATGAATTCAACCAGGCGGTGTTCGCCGGTGGCAGCAAGCTGATCGGCAAGTTCCTGTGGCTGGTCGGCGATCGGGCCATGATCGACGGCCTGGCCGTGAATGGCTCGGCGCATTCGGTCGGCAGGGTCGCGGCGGTCGTGCGCCACCTGCAGAGCGGCATGCTGTATCACTACGCGATGGCGATCATCGTCGGCCTGTTGTTGTTGCTCGGCTGGTTTGTGTTGCGCGGCTGACAGGCGGAGAGCCGAAGGCGCCTGGTAATGGAACGAGAGACGAAAGAATCATGACTGCAGATTGGCCGATACTCAGCGCAACGATCTGGTTGCCGATCCTCGGTGGGGCGATCGTGCTCGGCAGCGGTGATCGTGCGCCCAACGTATCGCGGTGGCTGGCGCTGATCTTCGCGTTGCTGACGTTCCTGGTCAGCATCCCGCTGTTCACCGGTTTCGATGCCTCGACCGCGCAGATGCAGTTCGTCGAGCGGTCCGAGTGGGTCCCGGCCTTCAATACCTATTACTATCTCGGCGTCGACGGCATATCGATGCCGCTGATCCTGCTGACCACCTTCATCACCGTGCTGGTGATCATTGCCGGTTGGGAGGTGATCCAGTACAAGCCCTCCCAGTACATGGCGGCGTTCCTGATCATGGAGGGCGTGATGGTCGGGGTGTTCGCCTCGCTCGACGCGATGCTGTTCTACGTGTTCTGGGAGGCCATGCTGATCCCGATGTTCATCATCATCGGCGTCTGGGGCGGGCCGAACCGGGTCTACGCAACGATCAAGTTCTTCCTGTACACCTTCCTCGGCTCGGTGTTCATGCTGGTCGCATTGATCTACATGTACTTCAAGTCCGGGTCGATGGAGATCCTGGCGTTTCACTCGCTGAAGCTGGGCCTGACCGAGCAGGTGCTGATCTTCGTCGCCTTCCTGCTCGCGTTTGCCGTCAAGGTGCCGATGTGGCCGGTGCATACCTGGCTGCCGGATGCGCACGTCGAGGCCCCGACCGGCGGCTCGGTGATCCTGGCGGCGATCATGCTGAAGATCGGCGGTTACGGTTTCCTGCGCTTCAGCCTGCCGATCACGCCGGACGCAAGCAACGAACTCGACTGGCTGATCATCGCGATGTCGTTGATCGCCGTGGTCTATATCGGCTTCGTCGCGCTGGTTCAGCAGGACATGAAGAAGCTGATCGCGTACTCGTCGATCGCGCACATGGGTTTTGTGACCCTGGGTTTCTTCATTGCATTCACGATCATGGCGCGCAGCGAGGCCAGCGGTGGCATCGCGCTGGGCATGCAGGGCGGCATGGTGCAGATGGTCTCGCACGGATTCATCTCGGCGGCGCTGTTCCTGTGTGTCGGGGTCCTGTATGACCGCCTGCACAGCCGCCAGATCGACGACTACGGCGGTGTGGTCAACGTGATGCCCTGGTTCGCGGCATTCATGGTGTTCTTCGCGATGGCGAACGCCGGTCTCCCGGGTACCTCCGGTTTCGTCGGCGAGTTCATGGTGATCCTCGCGAGTTTCCGCGCGGACTTCTGGTTTGCGTTCCTTGCCGCGACGACCCTGATCATCGGCGCGGCCTATACGCTGTGGATGGTGAAGCGCGTCGTCTACGGCGAGATCGGTTCCGCGAAGGTGGCCGCCCTGCAGGACATCAACAAGCGTGAAGCGGTCGTGCTGACCTCGCTGGCGGTGGCCGTGCTCGTGCTGGGCATCTGGCCGGCGCCGCTGATCGAGGTGATGGATGTCTCCATCGAGAACCTGGTGAAACACATCGCCGTGACGAAACTTTGAGCCGCCTCCGGATACATCGGTAACCCGCATGGAATACAACCTCGTTACATTGCAGCCCGTATTGCCGGAGATCTTTCTGCTGACGGCGGCGTGCGTGATCCTCGTTGTGGATCTGTTTCTCAGCGATCGCACGCGCCTGCTGACCTACGGCCTGTCGTTGGCCGCACTGATCGGCGGCATCGCGCTGACCCAGTATGCGGCCGGTCCGGAGCGGCAGGTGATCCTGGACGGCAGTTTCGTGCGCGACCCGATGGCGGACGTGCTGAAGACCGGCCTGTTGCTGGTCACGCTGTTCGCGTTCGTCTATGCCAAGGACTATCTGCGCGCGCTGGGTATCCTGCGTGGCGAGTATTTCGTGCTCGGCCTGTTCGCGGTGCTCGGGATGATGGTGATGATCTCCGCGAACAGCTTCCTGGTTGTCTACCTCGGTCTCGAACTGTTGGCGCTCTGCCTGTACGCACTGGTCGCGTTTCACCGCGATTCGAAAAAGGGTGCCGAGGCCGCGATGAAGTACTTCGTGCTGGGCGCGCTGGCCTCCGGGATGCTGTTGTACGGGATTTCGATGGTCTACGGTGCGACCGGCCAGATCGTGTTCCCTGACGTCGCGGCGGCGATCGCCGCCGGCACGGCCGACCAGACGGTGCTGGTGTTCGGCCTGGTGTTCATCGTGATCGGCGTCTCGTTCAAGTTCGGCGCCGTGCCTTTCCATATGTGGGTACCGGATGTCTATCACGGCGCACCGACTGCGGTGACCCTGTTCCTCGGCAGCGCGCCGAAGATTGCCGCGTTCGCGCTCGCAATGCGCCTGTTGGTCGACGGTATGGGAGGGCTGCTTGTCCAGTGGCAGGACATGCTGACGATCCTCGCGGTGCTCTCGCTGGCGCTTGGCAACCTGGTCGCGGTCGCCCAGACCAACCTGAAGCGCATGCTCGCGTACTCGACGATCTCGCATGTCGGCTTCATTTTCCTGGGCCTGCTGGCCGGTACCGACAAGGGCTTTTCGGCGGCGATGTTCTACGCGATCGTCTACGCGCTGACCGCTGCAGGTGGCTTCGGCGTGGTGACGATGTTGAGCCGCAACGGGTTCGATGCCGAGAACATCCATGACCTGAAAGGGCTCAACGAACGCAGCCCCTGGCTCGCGTTCATGATGATGCTGATCCTGTTCTCGATGGCCGGCGTACCGCCGACGGTCGGTTTCTTCGCGAAGCTGTTCGTGCTGGACGCCGTGATCAGCATCGACATGGTCTGGCTGGCCGCGGTTGCGGTGTTCTTCTCGATCATCGGGGCCTTCTATTACATCCGCGCGGTCAAGGTGATGTACTTCGACAAGCCGATCGACAACACACCGCTGGTCTCGTCGATGGACACCCAGGTGATGGTGTCGGTGAACGGCCTCGCGATGCTGGCGTTTGGCCTGTTCCCGGCGGCGTTGATGAACGCCTGCCGGGCCGCCTTCGGCGCCTGAAAAGTCGGGGTGTACTGAACAAAAACGCCCTTTCTGCTGTTGTTTGCGAACGGCCGATTATGTAAAATTCGAACACCAGATGCGGGGTGGAGCAGTCTGGCAGCTCGTCGGGCTCATAACCCGAAGGTCGTAGGTTCAAATCCTGCCCCCGCTACCAAATTCGCGATACAGATCAACGGCCTGGAACGATGCTTCCCGGCCGTTTTTCTTTGCCTGCGCTGTCGGCGCGTGGCTGCGTCGCACCGACGTGGTTGGCAGCCCCGGCTCGCGCCATGATGCCGGAGTGCCGATGGGTCCGACGTGAAGCGGCCGATACGATGCTCCGGCGCTGCATGCCTTCACGCGACCTTCACCGGCAGGGCTGCTGCCTTCACCTGGACACCCATGCTAGTGTCGATGGCGTTGCACGCATCTTTTCGGTGTTAATCACTCGGAAACGTGTTCTCCACTGTCCCTGGGCCGCGTCTCCGGTTTCAGGTAGCGAGTCGGCCATTGGATCTGCACGGGCGTGTTGTTGGCCATAGCTGTCGCAAGCAGGGGGCGAGTCCCTCCGGAGTCCTGTGAAGCGGAATTGGAAACCGATGACCCGTTCGGTTCGACATATGACGGGTGTCTTCTCACTCGCCGCGTGCGCTCTGATCTTTGTTCATGGGTGCAGCGATTCGCCTGCGCCCGCACCTGTCTCTCCGCAGGGCGAGGCGGGTGCCGACAGGCAGGTCGCGAAGGACGCCAGCGAGCGTGCGTCGAAGCACAGTGTTGACGACGGAGACGGGCATCGGCTCCCGCGATCGACGGATGTGGCAGATGCTGCCGGATCGCCCGCCCATGGAGCCTGGTTCAGCGAGATCACCGGGGAGATCGGGCTTGCGGAAAAGGGTGAAACCTGGCCGGCCGGACACTACCTGACCCCTGAGATCACCGCCGGTGGCGTGGCGCTGTTCGACTACGACAACGACGGCGACCTGGATCTCTACCAGGTCCGGCATCCGCCGCCGGCACCGATGCCCGGGGCCTTCACGCAGGCGGCGCCCAATCGCCTGTTCGAACAAACGGCGAACGGCAGGTTCGTGGAGGTGGAGGGGGCCGCGGGTCTCGACGATCCCGGCTACGGGCACGGCGTCGCGCTGGGCGACTTCGACAACGACGGCGATGTCGACGTGTTCGTCACCAACTACGGGCCCGATCAGTTCTAC
Proteins encoded:
- the nuoL gene encoding NADH-quinone oxidoreductase subunit L, with amino-acid sequence MEAILLTIVLAPLAGAIVAGLLRNQVGRAGAHWVTILGVATSCALSLYVLWQFAFNAAPVYNETVYTWMVSDGLRMEIGFLIDGLTAMMMAVVTFVSLMVHIYTIGYMAHEDGYQRFFSYIALFTFSMLMLVMANNFLQLFFGWEAVGLVSYLLIGFYFKRETAIFANMKAFLVNRVGDFGFILGIAAVAMYFGSLDYREVFDKAPQFANASISIVGDSSWSLMTVICILLFIGAMGKSAQVPLHVWLPDSMEGPTPISALIHAATMVTAGIFMVARMSPLYELSETALTFVLVIGATTAFFMGLIGIVQNDIKRVVAYSTLSQLGYMIAALGASAYAAGLFHLMTHAFFKALLFLAAGSVIIGMHHDQDIRNMGGVRKYMPITHWTALLGSLALIGFPGFSGFFSKDAIIAAVHHSQIAGAGYAHLLLTAGVFVTALYSFRMYFLVFHGEGPRHFQSHHDGHDEHGGAEAQEHHEELEEPTPHESPWVVTVPLILLAIPSVVIGWLTVGPMLFGDYFDGVLTVAAVHDTLGQIDFHGSAGFVLHGMMELPFWLAMAGLVTAWFIYTRRPAIARDLAIRFDWAHFVLDRKYGFDEFNQAVFAGGSKLIGKFLWLVGDRAMIDGLAVNGSAHSVGRVAAVVRHLQSGMLYHYAMAIIVGLLLLLGWFVLRG
- a CDS encoding NADH-quinone oxidoreductase subunit M, which encodes MTADWPILSATIWLPILGGAIVLGSGDRAPNVSRWLALIFALLTFLVSIPLFTGFDASTAQMQFVERSEWVPAFNTYYYLGVDGISMPLILLTTFITVLVIIAGWEVIQYKPSQYMAAFLIMEGVMVGVFASLDAMLFYVFWEAMLIPMFIIIGVWGGPNRVYATIKFFLYTFLGSVFMLVALIYMYFKSGSMEILAFHSLKLGLTEQVLIFVAFLLAFAVKVPMWPVHTWLPDAHVEAPTGGSVILAAIMLKIGGYGFLRFSLPITPDASNELDWLIIAMSLIAVVYIGFVALVQQDMKKLIAYSSIAHMGFVTLGFFIAFTIMARSEASGGIALGMQGGMVQMVSHGFISAALFLCVGVLYDRLHSRQIDDYGGVVNVMPWFAAFMVFFAMANAGLPGTSGFVGEFMVILASFRADFWFAFLAATTLIIGAAYTLWMVKRVVYGEIGSAKVAALQDINKREAVVLTSLAVAVLVLGIWPAPLIEVMDVSIENLVKHIAVTKL
- the nuoN gene encoding NADH-quinone oxidoreductase subunit NuoN, translating into MEYNLVTLQPVLPEIFLLTAACVILVVDLFLSDRTRLLTYGLSLAALIGGIALTQYAAGPERQVILDGSFVRDPMADVLKTGLLLVTLFAFVYAKDYLRALGILRGEYFVLGLFAVLGMMVMISANSFLVVYLGLELLALCLYALVAFHRDSKKGAEAAMKYFVLGALASGMLLYGISMVYGATGQIVFPDVAAAIAAGTADQTVLVFGLVFIVIGVSFKFGAVPFHMWVPDVYHGAPTAVTLFLGSAPKIAAFALAMRLLVDGMGGLLVQWQDMLTILAVLSLALGNLVAVAQTNLKRMLAYSTISHVGFIFLGLLAGTDKGFSAAMFYAIVYALTAAGGFGVVTMLSRNGFDAENIHDLKGLNERSPWLAFMMMLILFSMAGVPPTVGFFAKLFVLDAVISIDMVWLAAVAVFFSIIGAFYYIRAVKVMYFDKPIDNTPLVSSMDTQVMVSVNGLAMLAFGLFPAALMNACRAAFGA